A DNA window from Loxodonta africana isolate mLoxAfr1 chromosome 7, mLoxAfr1.hap2, whole genome shotgun sequence contains the following coding sequences:
- the BANF1 gene encoding barrier-to-autointegration factor produces MTTSQKHRDFVAEPMGEKPVGSLAGIGEVLGKKLEERGFDKAYVVLGQFLVLKKDEDLFREWLKDTCGANAKQSRDCFGCLREWCDAFL; encoded by the exons ATGACAACTTCCCAAAAGCACCGAGACTTCGTGGCAGAGCCCATGGGGGAAAAGCCAGTGGGGAGCCTGGCCGGGATTGGTGAAGTCCTGGGCAAGAAGCTGGAGGAAAGGGGCTTTGACAAG GCGTATGTGGTCCTTGGCCAGTTTCTGGTACTAAAGAAGGATGAAGACCTCTTCCGGGAATGGCTCAAGGACACGTGCGGCGCCAATGCCAAGCAGTCTCGGGACTGCTTTGGGTGCCTTCGAGAGTGGTGCGACGCCTTCTTGTGA
- the CST6 gene encoding cystatin-M has product MAQTSCVVALGLALAALCLLALPQDARARPGELRTGVRQELSPDDPQVQRATQVAVATYNMHSNSVYYFRDTHILKAQSQLVAGIKYYLTVEMGSTACRKTAVTGDRSVDLTTCPLATGAQQEKLHCDFEMLMVPWQNTSQLLNHNCVPLY; this is encoded by the exons ATGGCGCAAACAAGCTGTGTGGTGGCGCTGGGCCTGGCCCTGGCTGCACTCTGCCTGCTGGCACTGCCCCAAGACGCCCGGGCCCGGCCCGGGGAGCTCAGGACCGGGGTGCGCCAGGAACTGTCGCCCGATGACCCGCAGGTGCAGAGGGCGACGCAGGTGGCCGTGGCCACTTACAACATGCACAGCAACAGCGTCTACTACTTCCGCGACACGCACATCCTCAAGGCGCAGAGCCAG CTGGTGGCTGGCATCAAGTACTACCTGACCGTGGAGATGGGGAGCACAGCCTGCCGCAAGACCGCAGTGACCGGAGACCGCAGCGTGGACCTCACCACGTGCCCCCTGGCCACAGGCGCTCAGCAGGAG AAGCTGCACTGCGATTTCGAGATGCTGATGGTTCCCTGGCAGAACACGTCCCAGCTTCTGAACCACAACTGTGTGCCGCTGTACTAG
- the EIF1AD gene encoding probable RNA-binding protein EIF1AD has protein sequence MSQATKRKHVVKELLGEHMVPSDQQQIVRVLRTPGNNLHEVETAQGQHFLVSMPSKYRKNIWIKRGDFLIVDPIEEGEKVKAEISFVLCKDHVRSLQKEGLWPEAFSEVAEKHNNSRNRQTQPELPAEPQSSGDESSSEDDSDLFVNTNRRQYHESEEESEEEEAA, from the exons ATGTCTCAGGCCACCAAGAGGAAGCATGTGGTGAAGGAGTTGCTGGGGGAGCACATGGTGCCCTCAGACCAGCAGCAGATTGTGAGG GTACTCAGGACCCCAGGGAACAATCTGCATGAGGTGGAGACGGCCCAGGGGCAACACTTCCTGGTGAGCATGCCCTCCAAGTACCGAAAGAACATCTGGATCAAGCGAG GGGACTTCCTCATCGTTGACCCCAttgaggagggagagaaggtgaAAGCGGAGATCTCCTTTGTGCTCTGCAAGGACCACGTGCGCTCTCTGCAGAAGGAGGGGCTCTG GCCTGAGGCCTTCTCTGAAGTGGCTGAGAAACACAACAACAGCAGGAACAG ACAGACTCAGCCAGAACTCCCAGCTGAGCCCCAGTCATCAGGAGACGAGTCCAGCTCTGAAGACGATTCTGACCTCTTTGTTAACACCAACCGCAGACAGTATCATGAAAGCGAAGAGGAGagcgaggaggaggaggcagcctGA